The following are from one region of the Paenibacillus sp. JZ16 genome:
- a CDS encoding NisI/SpaI family lantibiotic immunity lipoprotein, translating into MGKSFKRWLVLTFSIFILLTGCGSLKDFTQKVIDETEKTAHFTLDLEEDTPYTIEQLIDDGQLDRVVFGGRLYELKDEVNPKSKGEYLGFIGQTHYVDQEGKRWTEEELKKPYVYYNPKDIREKQPLTYGSAYRYKRQPEGSFDLIIIELNKKLFQAKMVQGD; encoded by the coding sequence ATGGGGAAGTCTTTCAAGCGTTGGCTCGTCTTGACGTTCAGCATATTTATTCTATTAACAGGATGCGGGAGCCTGAAAGATTTCACACAAAAGGTGATAGATGAAACAGAAAAAACCGCCCATTTTACATTGGATCTCGAGGAGGATACTCCATATACCATTGAGCAGCTCATCGATGATGGCCAGTTGGACAGAGTTGTTTTTGGCGGAAGACTGTATGAACTAAAGGATGAAGTCAATCCGAAGTCCAAGGGAGAGTATCTAGGGTTCATTGGGCAGACGCATTATGTGGATCAAGAGGGGAAGAGGTGGACAGAAGAGGAGCTAAAGAAGCCATATGTTTACTACAATCCGAAAGACATTCGAGAGAAACAGCCTTTGACCTACGGTTCCGCCTATCGATACAAACGGCAGCCTGAAGGCAGTTTCGACCTGATTATCATTGAGCTCAACAAAAAGCTTTTTCAAGCCAAGATGGTGCAGGGGGATTAG
- a CDS encoding lantibiotic protection ABC transporter ATP-binding protein has translation MKKVSKSFGKEKVVKELSLQVPENSIYGLLGPNGAGKSTTLKMLTGIITPTSGSIWFDGHIWSRRDLGQIGALIESPPIYENLTAFENLKVRSLLLGLPDSRIKEVLNIVDLQYTGKKTASQFSMGMKQRLGIAIALLNRPRLLILDEPTNGLDPVGIHELRELIRTFPRLGMTVILSSHILSEVEQIADRIGIISQGVLGYQGEIQSGQNLEQLFMDVVAAHRIRGGVVQ, from the coding sequence ATGAAGAAGGTCTCAAAAAGCTTTGGTAAGGAAAAAGTCGTAAAAGAGCTGTCGTTGCAGGTGCCTGAAAATTCCATATATGGATTGCTCGGCCCTAATGGAGCCGGAAAGTCCACCACACTTAAGATGCTGACCGGCATCATTACGCCGACATCCGGCAGCATTTGGTTTGATGGTCATATCTGGAGTCGGCGGGACCTTGGCCAAATCGGAGCGCTGATCGAATCCCCACCCATTTATGAAAATTTAACAGCTTTCGAAAATTTGAAGGTTCGGAGTCTGCTGCTCGGACTGCCGGACTCTCGGATCAAGGAAGTTTTAAATATTGTAGATCTTCAGTATACCGGCAAAAAAACGGCAAGCCAATTTTCTATGGGGATGAAACAGCGGCTAGGTATAGCGATTGCCCTTCTGAATCGTCCCCGGTTGCTTATCCTGGATGAGCCTACCAACGGCTTGGACCCGGTTGGAATTCATGAACTTAGGGAGCTTATTCGTACCTTCCCCCGTCTAGGTATGACCGTGATTCTCTCAAGCCATATACTGTCCGAGGTTGAACAAATCGCCGATCGTATCGGTATCATCAGCCAAGGCGTTTTGGGATATCAGGGAGAGATCCAATCAGGACAAAATTTGGAGCAGTTATTTATGGACGTGGTTGCTGCCCATAGGATCAGAGGTGGGGTAGTACAATGA
- a CDS encoding lantibiotic immunity ABC transporter MutE/EpiE family permease subunit — translation MMDFLRSEHLKLKRTFSLKLLILVPFANVAFSFIMNPMYFVSNTINWWSILFLPLTIALWCCLTHQKEQRASSYSGVYLLPVSVKKIWFAKQLVISIYSLAAMMVYLVVMGIAGMLLSGELIVNVRTLVAVLVLWITTLWEIPLCLWLARKWGAALAMGFNIVCALGFGILLSARTLWWACPWSWSIRLMSPVVKVHPNGTLLEQGHPLLELQVLPIGIGLSILLTLLLCLWTMQRFEPQKSA, via the coding sequence ATGATGGATTTCCTTCGGTCAGAACATCTGAAACTGAAACGCACATTCTCATTGAAGCTGCTTATCCTAGTCCCTTTCGCAAATGTGGCATTTTCTTTCATCATGAATCCCATGTATTTTGTATCCAATACGATCAATTGGTGGTCCATTCTGTTCCTGCCGCTCACGATTGCGCTATGGTGCTGCCTGACACATCAAAAGGAACAGCGAGCTTCGAGTTATTCCGGCGTCTATCTGCTACCGGTTTCTGTGAAAAAAATATGGTTTGCGAAGCAGTTAGTAATTTCTATCTATTCCCTTGCTGCGATGATGGTTTATCTTGTTGTAATGGGCATTGCCGGCATGCTGTTATCCGGAGAGCTTATCGTTAATGTTAGGACTCTTGTGGCTGTTTTGGTACTCTGGATCACAACGCTTTGGGAAATTCCTTTGTGTTTATGGCTGGCTCGGAAATGGGGAGCGGCCTTGGCCATGGGATTCAACATTGTGTGTGCATTGGGGTTTGGAATTCTGCTCTCTGCTCGGACGTTATGGTGGGCATGTCCATGGAGTTGGTCCATTCGGCTGATGTCTCCGGTTGTCAAGGTACATCCCAATGGAACCTTGCTTGAACAAGGACATCCCCTTCTTGAGTTGCAGGTTCTTCCGATTGGAATCGGTTTGTCGATATTGCTGACCCTACTCCTATGTTTATGGACGATGCAGCGATTTGAGCCACAAAAAAGCGCATAA
- a CDS encoding lantibiotic immunity ABC transporter MutG family permease subunit: MSLWRCLRADLLKLRRTKILWIHVAIPVVCAVLFLGYFHGRKMDSFQMYSFYMESIGVALPLLLGMITGLMVYQERRAGHFQVLLSGSASRLSGYTSKLLLLILFEAFSILLAVVLWVAGMKWVLHLTDIPLWSYFYGWLWLTGSSLLIWIVQLFSAFMFGMGASILLGGAGLLLSALMATGLGDGIWMYVPWAWGVRFSGLTGLLQEGTLPMELVDYVQDELKQGLVFATLLTLAGLVLSMIWFRRWEGKQAHE, encoded by the coding sequence ATGAGTTTGTGGAGATGTTTAAGAGCGGATTTGTTAAAGCTTCGAAGAACCAAGATTTTATGGATTCATGTTGCGATTCCAGTCGTATGTGCAGTGCTTTTTCTGGGTTACTTCCATGGTAGAAAGATGGATTCTTTTCAGATGTATTCCTTTTACATGGAGAGCATCGGCGTTGCACTGCCCTTGCTTCTTGGGATGATCACCGGCTTGATGGTTTACCAAGAAAGACGTGCAGGGCACTTTCAAGTACTTCTTAGTGGTTCCGCATCCCGCTTATCAGGATATACGAGCAAGCTGCTGCTCTTGATTTTATTCGAGGCTTTTTCGATTCTTTTGGCTGTAGTACTATGGGTAGCAGGGATGAAATGGGTATTGCACTTGACCGATATTCCTTTGTGGAGTTACTTTTACGGATGGCTTTGGCTTACAGGTTCCAGTCTATTGATATGGATCGTACAACTTTTTTCAGCCTTTATGTTTGGAATGGGTGCTTCGATTCTATTGGGAGGCGCAGGGCTTCTGTTATCGGCACTTATGGCGACAGGGTTGGGAGATGGGATATGGATGTATGTCCCTTGGGCCTGGGGAGTTCGTTTCAGTGGGTTAACCGGCCTATTGCAAGAAGGAACCTTGCCGATGGAATTGGTGGACTATGTTCAAGATGAGTTAAAGCAGGGGCTTGTGTTTGCGACTTTGCTAACTTTAGCCGGTCTGGTTTTAAGTATGATCTGGTTTCGCCGATGGGAAGGCAAGCAAGCGCATGAATAG
- a CDS encoding response regulator transcription factor, with product MAKILAIDDDSDILALISNILHRDQHVVITLQEVTDINPEFFQEYDLILLDVMMPYVDGFELCRRIRGFVSCPILFLTAKSQEEDVVNGLMTGGDDYIAKPFGVKELRARVNAHLRRESREKNVSRMTVAGVTFDYDAKEVWVGEQQVRLTPNEYKICEMLARRKERVFSREEIHQEIYGIDGDALFTTITEFIRSIRSKFNACGVSPISTVWGVGYRWQND from the coding sequence ATGGCCAAAATCTTGGCGATTGACGACGACTCTGACATTTTAGCATTAATATCCAATATTTTGCATCGCGACCAACATGTCGTGATAACCCTTCAGGAAGTTACAGACATTAATCCAGAATTTTTTCAAGAATACGATCTGATCCTTTTGGACGTCATGATGCCTTATGTGGATGGCTTTGAGCTATGCAGGAGGATTCGGGGGTTTGTCAGCTGCCCCATTCTCTTTCTTACAGCCAAATCCCAAGAGGAGGATGTGGTTAACGGCTTGATGACGGGAGGGGATGATTATATTGCAAAACCGTTTGGCGTAAAAGAGCTGCGTGCGCGGGTAAATGCCCATTTGCGGAGGGAATCCCGGGAAAAGAACGTATCGAGGATGACCGTCGCGGGGGTTACTTTTGATTATGACGCCAAAGAAGTGTGGGTGGGGGAGCAACAGGTTCGGTTAACCCCCAATGAGTATAAGATATGCGAAATGCTTGCCAGACGGAAGGAGCGGGTATTCAGCCGGGAAGAAATCCATCAAGAGATATATGGAATCGATGGGGATGCCCTGTTTACTACGATTACGGAGTTTATACGGTCAATCCGCAGTAAATTTAATGCGTGTGGAGTGTCTCCGATCTCGACGGTCTGGGGAGTGGGCTACCGATGGCAAAACGACTGA